The region GCATTTAATAAAGGGCCTTACTTCGGTGAAATTTTACAATGGTGAGGCGTACTCTGGTGATTCTTGTTTTAAGTGTGAGCATAAGAAAAGTTTTGTTTAAATTGAGCTACAATGCCAATTATAGCTCGAATGCAGAAGGGCCTGGTATGGTTAAAGGGTCCCTAGTGCATCAATTTAGTAGCCAGAAATGACTAGCCTATTAGTCTCAACTGCTGACCTGATGGAAAACATCTTGACTTTGACGTGGCttgataaaataataattatttaatcattttgAGAAGAGCATCTAATGAAGAATATTAAACAAGTTGGATTAGTGCATGAGGGAAAAGGAATTCAATGATAAAACATTCATTTCAATTGCCCGCTTTGTAAGGGGGAGGTGGGAGGAGTGAGTTTCTGTCGTAGTGATGCACATTGTTTTCTATCTAAGAGTCTAGTAGCCTGTAAGGTTGGTTGAATAAGGGTGAGCTTTCTTGTGCTCAATGCATAAGTTGAGCTACTGGGAAGTGGAACTCTTCAAACCTTCTTTTGTAACACTTGTTTGGTGTCTTCACATGTTTTCCATATGTTGTGGAAGAGATTACATCCTGATCGATGGGTGGATCTTGTCTTCGTTTATTTCTATGTATCGGCTGATAGTTCTTATCTTCATTGTTTTGTAGGTATATGCACCCCTTTTTGAAAAGAAATCAACATTTCACCGAACTTTATTTGTATTCATGTGTCCGTCGATGAAGTGTCTTCTGCAAGACCAACATGAGCAGTGGAAAAGCCCTTCAGATAATCCATGTAGAAGGTATTTGCTCACTCAAATATCAAGGCCTTCATTTTTATTTGTACACTCTTTCAGTGTTAACGAGCAGACCGTCAAAATCAGCAACTTATTTCTCTAAATGTTTCGTATCTAAAGTGTGAAGGTGTTCCGTTGCCAGTTACCTCGCTCCAATAATTTTTACTCTTATGAAGCCCCAAAACGTAATGGGACAGACAGACCATCTGAGGTTAAAGGTACCAAGCTTTGGTCACTTATTAAGCTATCTTCTTCATTTACTTACACGAAGGGTTTTCTTTcaatatttatttcttttaatatAAGAAAACATGCTTAGTAAGATAATTTTTAGGATCATAATTTCCATTGCTGCTTCCATCTCCAATATGTAATTGCTCATACACCGCAAAGAAAGATATATGATGTGGGACCAGGCTAGGGAAAAATAGCAGAGCAAGTATTATCATTTCAGTTTTCCTCCATTTGATGAAAATATTTTTGCAGCTTAATATAATTCTCCTTTGTTTATATAAGATACAAATAAGAGATGATTTCTCGTTGAAATGATTTGATGCTTTCTTAGAGCATTATTGTAATATTATTTAGTATTCCTTGTTGTAGGTACATTATGCAGTTGGTGCGGGACCTGGAGAGGATGCAGTGTTTGTGGTAATTGCAAAAGTGCACATTACTGTTCTGAGAAGCATCAGGTTATTTAAGTCTAACTATCTATCATTTTTATTCCATTTTATTGGCAAACAGCTTATTAGATCTTTAATTTATGCTTTACACAGGCTGCTCACTGGCGCATTGGTCATAATATTGAATGTCGAAAGTTGGCTGTTGATCCTCAGCACACTAGTTCTAGCTCCGGTAAGAGTTTAGCAGAAACAGAGAAAGTTTAGCAATACAAGTATACAACTTTTACACTCTCTGACTTTAGAAAGTAGTCAATATTTGGGCTTGATGGTAACTAAGAGGCGAATTGTTTATTATCTACAATTTTGAAGATCTATTCATAGTTTCTTAGTCATGCTAAATTCCAGAAATTATTCTATCATTCTCTTGATTGTTATGTCGTTATCGATACCGTTGTCTAGACTGTTGGAGCTTGTTTACAAAGTGATGTACCTTACAAATGATATTGTTGAATGTAACAACTTGTTTCACTCCACATTCACTTATGGTGATACTGTTACATGCATCAGCCAGCTAATTCAAATTTCTGATTTCCAAACAGTTGCAAGTAACACTGTTTGGCCACAATTTGATATTGTTAACGAGGATGAACCTGAAGTCGATACGATGTCTGAAAACGGTGATTATGCTACTGCATTGGCATCAGTGGGCCATGTGGATGAAGGATTTAATTCACTGCTCGACAGTTTTGAGGTTTTGGTTCTGTTCCTAACCGTTTGTCAAGAACATGAGTATATGGATGAATATAAAGTAAATTGTTTTTATATTTGTTAAACAGGCAGATGTAGACAAAAAAAGTTGGGCCACTTTCCAGGAGCGAGTTTCAAGGGTCCCTGAGCAAGTTCTAAGGTAACTGGTGTACCAACAAATCAAGGAGCCTTTTTTCCATTACAATTAAGCAGAATATGGCATTAGATAACTTTGATATTTTAGTCATGATTATAAAATGTACCAGAGGAAAATCTATTTTGAAGGAACAGTATACTGATTTGTATCGCAAGATGTAAATCATACAAGGGTTAGAAATTCCACAACACTTGTTTCAAGCTAATTATAGCTAATTATAGTTGCCGAAATTGAGAAATAATTTAAATCGAAGTAAACATACCTCGTGTGTCACGCTTTTAGCAGGCTTGGAGGAGGGTAAGATTTATGCATATCTTACCTCTGCTCTAGAAGAGTAGAAAGGCAATTTCTGTAGAGACCCACGGCTCTTTACTTAATACTAATAGCATGAACATATTTATTGCATGATCTAATTTTCTTCTTAGCAACTTAAGAAATTTGAACCCCAGATACTGACATCTATCTGTTACATGCAGTGGGCAGACATACAGGAGACCGTAGGATAGGATTTCATGATAGTTCTATAATTTTTTGTGGGGTGCTCAACTCGTGTATTTAACTGAGTATATGGGATTAACGTTAAGTCGATGTTGTGCCAATTTACTTGTACTAACTGAGCTATACATTATTACATTTAAACATAAAATTAGCGCTACTTTAGATTCAGCTTAGTGAATGCTCTACTTTTCATTTCTTTTCACCTGTGTTATAATTAGCATTTTACTCCTGTCGTTGTGGTTCAGTTTTATGCTTTCAGTTTTGTTGTCATTGTCGTCATTATTATTGTgtttgttgttgctgctgctgccAAATAAAGTATGCATGTTTATTGACCTGTTATAAACCTCTGCTCCACCTATAATTGACATACTTATAAGTTGCCaatatcttattgatatattattaatatgTAAACATTTTACAGGTATTGTAGGTATGCTAGAGCCACCCCTCTTTGGCCCATGACAAGTGGCCGACCATCAAAGACTGATGTTCATAAATGTAAGTATTGTGGTGGACCTCGTGGCTTTGAGCTTCAGGTATGGAGAGAGATCTTActtctttcttttttttaaaactaGGAACTTAAGTTGTTGATAATCTGCTAGTTAATTTTATCTTACAACCACCTGTACCTGTGTTCTTACAAAATTTTGTATAATTAAACTGTCTTTTTGGTGACAGATTTTGCCACAGCTACTGTACTACTTTCGCGTGCAAAATGATGTAAATTCTCTTGATTGGTCAACCATAGTAATTTATACATGTGAAGCCTCTTGTGATGAAACTATCGCTTACAAAGAGGAATTTGCTTGGGTTCAGCTTCCTTCTCAATCAACTGCAATACTCGGGTGATGTATTCTTGGAATTTCCTGTGTccataattttttatttttagatTGTTGCTCACACTCAGTGTTCTGGTTTTCTTTTATGGAGGCTAGTTTATAGTGTGTTTGATCTGAATCTATACTATATCCATATATTTTTGTTCGATTCAGATCTGATTGATCAGTGTCAGATATTTTCAGACCAATTCATATAGATCCAGGTTAACGAACATGAgcttttaatattttatttttggaAAATGACTTCTAAGTCAGAAAGATTGCTCAATGTTGGAACAATTTTGCAATACTTTTGAAATGCAAACACAGTAAAGAATTTGACATAACATAATTATTATTGGATAGTTTTGACATAGCATTATTATTGGATGGTTCGTTATTATGATAGTTTCTTTTTGGAAGATTTTATATATTATCTTAAGCTGAACAGTGTGGGTGTGGGTATGTATCATTATTTGCATGGACCGCATGATgcataaattaattttttaatgtCACAAGTGTCGTATCAACTGATTGTTTCAATCCATAAGTAACTTGAAACACGAACATCAGAGAGTGTATTGTGTGATTGGCATGGGTGTAGTCAGTTCAGTTGTATCTCAGATGTTTTTTAGCAACCGTCTGTGATCCGGAGGTTTTTTTTGGGGGGGGGGGGAGATAAAGGAGAAGGTAAAAAAAAGGTATATAAAAATAGTTCTCTGGAGCTTTTGGGTGGAAAAagagagattttgaagaaaagaaTACGTTGTGAACTATTTGGAAAGATATATTTGAGGTTTCCACCTAAATATCCCATTTTTTAAAAGGAAATAATTGTTAGAATTTTCAGTCGGATCTATTCTCTTCTTATCTGAAAGATTTAGGAGCTGAATTCGAAATAAAATTATCCGTTTCTTTTCTTTCCCCTTCTCTTCTCTCATTAACGTTACTTTTGAGTAAGTATAACAATTTTTCTCGCTTATAAAACATGGTAAATAAAACGAAATTGCAATAAtcaacaattttttttatattatctCCAAATTGCTAAATCAAGAATAAGAACGGATTTAATATCACATCGGACACCGAAGTTAAGATGATTTATGACTTCATGCATTGATCTTTACAAGTTATTGATCactaaaattatataaatatcaATTTGTTCCCTCTAAAATGTAAATGTGCCCataaatattatattttgttAAATTCTAGACATTTTTCTTGAACACTATTATAAACAAATGAAAGTTGtgaatttataatattttagatAGTATGTTTagttatttaaaaaaatatttactgtttatttttaattttataattatttatttgatttaaattaaaatatacaataaattatatttttttttatattttggGGGGATAAAGAGAAGGGAAAAAAAAGGTATATAAGAATAGTTCTATGGTGCTTTTTGgtggaaaaaaaagaaaattttgaagaaaagaaTACGCCGGGAACTATTTGGAAAGATATATTTGAGGTTTCCTCTAAATATCACATTTTTGAAAAGAAAATAACTGTTAGAATTTTCGGTCGGATCTCTTCTCTTCTTATCTAAAAGATTCAGGAGCtgaatttgaaataaaattataattttttttttctttccccTTCTCTTCTCTCATTAACGTTACTTCGGAGCAAGTATAGCAATTTTTCTCGCTAATAAAACATGGTAAATAAAATGAAATTGCAATAATCAACGATTTTTTTATATCATCACCAAACTGCTAAATCAAGAATAAGAACGAGTTTAATATCACATTAGACACAGAAGTTAAGACGATCTATGACTTCATTCATTGATCTTCACAAGGTATTGATCactaaaattatataaatatcaATTTGTTCCCTCTAAAATGTAAATATGTGCCCataaatattatattttgttAAATTCTAAACATTATTCTTGAACACTATTATAAACAAATAAAAGTtgtgaatttaaaatattttagattatatatttagatttttaaaaaaatatttaatatttaatgtttatttttatttttataattatttatttcatttaaataaaattatataacaaattatatttttcttataTTTATGGGggatgttgtgcaagacatgcctgtacaattacaagactaaatcaaattgacaaccctaagtaaattgtatgataatctatgtttgcattatgtattgtaattcttaagtctgtaaaaatttTCAAGGGCAAACTGTagtctttttctgtaaatagtatcatgcctaagaattttatctggaaaaagatcaagaagatcatgcctctgAAGAATtgtgaagaaacttggagttgaataaatctgttttaggaaaaatattctaagtcaagttctcaacaagtcacatattaagtattatagagaagtcattcgagaactccagaatgacttatcgagaaatcaGAAAAACTAcgagagaactcagagatatcgacaagtcaaattaaagacgtgaagattggagatatcgacaaatcatttcttcactagagaaatCTGAGATATCGCTAAGTCTATTtgttactagagaactcagagttatcgataagtcaacttgtcattagagaactcagagttatcgataagctaaagtgaagacatgaagatgtgagatctcgacaagctaaattctcttatagagaactcagagacttcgataagtcaaaacaaatatagagtgattagagatctcgataagccaatatacttatcgagatgtcaagttctttATATACcaaaactggagatctcgaggtaaatttaaagtacaaagtgcagaccagttcaatatccaagattatcaatcaacaaacaatctaatcagttggattgacaagtctacaaaagcagcttgaagagtacaagatcaaaggccaagattgtacaagatcaaaggccaagattaactggcaaagtaaagtcacaggcgtgcaatattagcaaagatacactaagccagaaatagaaagatttgattatccaaaaataaggtttattacatgttgtgtaataaccagtgtttactgatctataaagtaaacactggatgttTTGTTAGCTGTgacaatttagataagaaaatattgtattctctcaagagagaagctaagctctttatcaacaaagagcctagaaattttgtagcaaaacattcttaattttaatataaaattaagtgagttttgaaagaacCGTGTCAACTGTTTTTGCTTGCTAAATTTCAGTATTAaaacatttcactacaagatttaatttactttgttcaccaccttaaataaatcaagaaaagcagaaaaacactaaaacacattcacctcccctctgtgtgtgatttattacctaacaagtggtatcatagcaaaatatgaaagtagacagattcaagatcttggaagaatgaatacacagaaaatcagtagtatcaaaatccctacttttgataagactaactacactctatggaagaagaaaatattGCTATTTATCAGGATGGCTAATCCAATATACATTCGGATTCTCAAGAATGGGACTTTCACTtttatggtaagagttgaggaatctacatatggagatatggtcattccagctcattatgctcccaaagATCCTGcagagtacactgagcctgaaaaagaaaaagtctccctagacagtggcttgcagttgatcttgatagagtcacttgacaatgtaatataaataacattgtcaactgtgacactgctaaacagatctgggagaagattgaaatactttgtgaaggaacagaggaagttacgtcaaatcaaagaaggatactgatttcacagtatgagggtttcatggctaagccaaaggaaagtattactgatatgtttgaaaggtttaacaagctgatcAATAACTTGCAGCTGTATGAtaagtattatgaagctgaataagtgaacttgaagtttttgctcacactccctgaccatttggaacagaaaatttcagcaatcatagaagggagagacttgatcAGAATAACTCTGAAAGTTCtttatggaatcttaaaaatatatgaattggaaatgattcaaaCGAAATCATTAGGAGCTGGTCAatggcatgttgtagatggttcaagtgctctaattgttaATGGAAGCCaaacctctaatgatgagccaagatcccagactccagttgcatcaacaagtgagcaaagaaacaatgattcacaagaacaagtTATACTgaaattggaagaagatgagttctacaccttagatgaacttgatgagctagatcaatcATGACCTAtatggcaagaaagttctctaacattatagtaaagaagccaagattcttcaagggtaaaggacaatctttcaacaaagacagcagctggaaaggaaaagggaagtacacatctgatagcaaaaatggttacaaaactggatctgttgacagatcaaagataagatgctataactgtgatgagctaggccattttgctacagaatgcaggaaacctaagaaagcaaagaaagacaaagcttatcttgaacaCTTCTTACACTCCGGAATATTGTCTGTAGCAACACCATTAGTGTGTGACAGTATAGTCTATCCAGGAAACGCAACATATGACAAGATCAACGTCTTCAACATCTCTAACTTGCACTTATTTTCCAAAGCTACTCCAGTGCACGTAAATGAGTTGGTGAACAACCTAATATCATGACTGTGGGTGTTTAAGGTTTTTTTGTGTGTAAGCAGAATATTAATTCAGATGTGTAACTAGTGTAGGCAACTTCTATAGATATCTGTTCTAAATTTAAGCACGTACAAGATGATGCAATTTGCAAAATCAATAAAAAAACCAGAGCAATTTGTTCTTCCCCCTACAAGTTTTAGTATTGTTCTAGTCCGGGGGGGGATTTGAAACAGAAAAGAAAAGAGGGCATACCACAGAGCCAACTCAACTGTTTTGCACATTGAAAGATACACTGAAAGAAACATCAACCTAAACGTCAATAATATAACTCAAAAGGTATTTGTTTCAAGTGTATGATCTGAGCCCCTGATGAAGTTTTGGAGTATTGTAACATCTCTTTTGTCATTGCTGCTGCTGCATCCTTTTTAAGACGCTAGTACTATAGTTGATGTACATCGTTTTCAATAGCGGAGAACGGGCAAGTAAATACTTGATTAGGTCCAACTCTGTTCTTTGACCTTTGAGATTACAGATGGTCACAATTTCAAGCTGATCTATGGTACAATCTTCAGAAACGTTTACCCAATAATTGTTGAGATTCCCTTCACCAGCATCCTTTCGAAGCCAATCCACCTAATGAGTTATGATTGATATATGTTTTGCAATTGTCAAACAATAACTTTAAATGTGATTCAATATAACTTTAAATGTGATTAATATTTAAATGTGATTCAATATAACTTTAAATGTGATTAATATTTAAATGTGATTCAATATAAGgaaaactgttgaaaagatgagcacttggttgctgctaatgaagaggaTAGCAGACTGACAAATATAAATGAAAAACTTGAaattgagaaacaagaaactgagttgttactggtagagcttgaagttgtgaaacaagaaaatcatatctaaagaacaagctcaaatgtgcaaatgaaattgaagtagtgctaagggagaagctaaaaaagaatgaagtcaagttaaaatctttcaggaatgcatctgagttggttggataATACCATAAGAAGAACAAGCCatgctattggtcttgattatgatgctttgaacaagAAGAAGAAAAATGTAGGTGAAAAAGGAAAAGCtaatgaaaatgaaaatgttccagctatgctgaaaaagatTGGTTTACCAATGTTCAAaacatgtgaagtagatttcagtgaagaagatgaaaggcatatgttatagcctatttgtttattcgaggatttaactcaactcaaataagaatgtaataagtaaatagtggatctatcgtcagagagatctcacaaagtaacatctgtcaaagggttaagaaacattattcatctacagacttgaagacttaattcactggaagaagctcaagaaattgatcaagcctcagtgatataaatcaagattgtggatttaatcaagtgacagagatctcgtcagggtatcaatttattacaaggatttagtctgaaaaaaatcaagagtatcaaggtcaaggcttgaagaaacgtcacggaagttagtcactcatgaaccagacagtacatcgagtgtcaacattgaagtggtggaattgattcataattgacagtgattttcagaagattttcagaagaatggttgctgctcaagattagtattaattctttattaattaattaagtcatataatttaattaagaaaataaattatatctgcaaagattaatttattgattaattgaattaattgattaattaattcagaattaatattaaggattttcagaatttttattagattaaaatctattaataattcagtaagacaatatgatttgaactactatgacaatcggtatgacaattgatagtcataccgaaagtcttgctagttcattctgattgtcttgctagctattgggattgtcttgctagttcaaaaggatagtctcaccgaaagtcctaccagttcaaatggattgtcatgccagttcatttgattgtcttgccgaaagtcttgttgattcaactggattgttttgtttacttaaacaacagaaagcagatcattttaaaaaaaagaacacacaagtcaagaacacagcagaaacaaaagtaaaaacatttcatttttcatctgctttattcaagatcaaaattctagattgtaaagttaaaatccaaaccactagaaatatttatcttgttcttgtgtaacaatctagcggatcaaaatccctagaacttaatctcaaatcgcatttagcatttgattctaattattgcaaaaatagaaaaagttcatatcgaatttattctagatttgtaataattgatttgagattaatcctttgtaacagataccgttgttgtaacacctttcaagtttaataaaagttttatttaacttgaattttgtttcacctttttattccgcattttattcgattaaacggtatagtttgtattcaaccccccttctacaaacatattgggactaacaattggtatcagagccttctgattaacgtacaaatcaagatcctagacttttgtgtttctttcactccttgaattttttattcactcaaaaaattcataatgactacacaaaaagttggaaccgttaaaattccactattcgataaagaaaattatatcatgtggaagaagaagatgtttTTGTTTTTACAAGTTACAAATTCCAAATacctggaagtgttaaagaagggtcctaaaattccgatggttattgaaccagaggtaatagaaaatgatgtggtgattaccaaagcaagaacttatgtgaaagatcctgaggatttttctcctgctgaaaaagaagaagcctccctggatgctagccttcaattaattttagtagattcccttgatcccttgatgaatagacatgtgatgaattgtaaagattccaaacatatctgggaaactattgaggttattaatgaaggcacagaggaagttagggagaacaagttagaaatcctaacctctgagtatgaatactttaaatccaatccaggagaaggaatcactgaagtgtttgagaggtacaatgcattgatcaacaacctgaacattaatggtaaatactattccatcagggaggtcaacaaatAGTTCCTTTTAACATTgtcaactcatctcgaacatagaatcactgccataagagaagcaagagatctgagtgagatttctttggaaaggctctatggtgtgttaaagacttatgagttggagcagattcagcagaaggaagtttacgggaaaggaagagtggtcaacacgtc is a window of Apium graveolens cultivar Ventura chromosome 11, ASM990537v1, whole genome shotgun sequence DNA encoding:
- the LOC141698435 gene encoding uncharacterized protein LOC141698435; translated protein: MSRENDLTGDSSSVDNLQRTLRITSLDDNDEDKSPIENNPNQITQLSEDDYEEEDEEDETVVTLGLLEKPKNDWSLLPHFFPSKAGGFPAWLDPINLPSGSSTVCGICGDPLQFLLQVYAPLFEKKSTFHRTLFVFMCPSMKCLLQDQHEQWKSPSDNPCRSVKVFRCQLPRSNNFYSYEAPKRNGTDRPSEVKGTLCSWCGTWRGCSVCGNCKSAHYCSEKHQAAHWRIGHNIECRKLAVDPQHTSSSSVASNTVWPQFDIVNEDEPEVDTMSENGDYATALASVGHVDEGFNSLLDSFEADVDKKSWATFQERVSRVPEQVLRYCRYARATPLWPMTSGRPSKTDVHKCKYCGGPRGFELQILPQLLYYFRVQNDVNSLDWSTIVIYTCEASCDETIAYKEEFAWVQLPSQSTAILG